Proteins co-encoded in one Setaria viridis chromosome 9, Setaria_viridis_v4.0, whole genome shotgun sequence genomic window:
- the LOC117839655 gene encoding zinc finger A20 and AN1 domain-containing stress-associated protein 7, protein MAAQKRKSVDVDEIDAAAAAAACANGCGFFGNPSTAGMCSKCYREHAATAPTEEKKMAHQAVYNTSGGVFAPAPRGAPPEKKARITCAAVAPSPDGGVADGAAAAAEPATAAGPAKPAAANRCTACRKKVGLLGFRCCCGDTFCGAHRYAEKHGCSFDYKRAGRERIAKNNPVVVADKIARI, encoded by the coding sequence ATGGCGGCGCAGAAGCGGAAGAGCGTCGACGTCGATGAGAtcgacgcggccgccgcggcggccgcgtgcGCGAACGGGTGCGGGTTCTTCGGCAACCCCTCGACCGCCGGCATGTGCTCCAAGTGCTACCGCGAGCACGCCGCCACGGCGCCCAccgaggagaagaagatggcacACCAGGCTGTTTACAACACGAGCGGCGGCGTCTTCGCGCCCGCAccccgcggcgcgccgccggagaagaaggCCAGGATCAcgtgcgccgccgtcgcgccgtcCCCAGACGGTGGCGTTGCTGACGGTGCAGCAGCGGCTGCCGAGCCAGCGACGGCCGCGGGCCCCgcgaagccggcggcggcgaaccggTGCACGGCGTGCCGCAAGAAGGTCGGCCTGCTGGGGTTCCGGTGCTGCTGCGGGGATACCTTCTGCGGCGCGCACCGCTACGCGGAGAAGCACGGCTGCAGCTTCGACTACAAGCGCGCCGGCCGCGAGCGGATCGCCAAGAACAACCCGGTCGTGGTCGCCGACAAGATCGCCAGGATCTGA